From Struthio camelus isolate bStrCam1 chromosome 29, bStrCam1.hap1, whole genome shotgun sequence, a single genomic window includes:
- the LOC138062729 gene encoding olfactory receptor 14A16-like yields the protein LHYSTLLGTTACVRMAAAAWASGFLNALLHTANTFSIPLCQGNVVDQFFCEIPQLLKLSCSRSYLREVGLLVVSTSLVFGCFIFIVLSYVQIFRAVLRMPSEQGRHKAFSMCLPHLAVLSLFVSTGLFAHLKPSSISSPALDLVVAIQYSMIPPAVNPLLYSMRNKELKDALRKLILVVVFKQQ from the coding sequence ctgcactacagcaccctcctgggcaccacagcttgtgtcaggatggcagcagctgcctgggccagtggttttctcaatgctctcctgcacactgccaacacattttccattcctctctgccaaggcaatgtcgtggaccagttcttctgtgagattccccaactcctcaagctctcctgctcacgctcctacctccgggaagttggacTTCTTGTGGTTAGTACCTCTTTAGTCTTtggatgtttcattttcattgttctgtcctatgtgcagatcttcagagctgtgctgaggatgccctctgagcagggaaggcacaaagccttctccatgtgcctcccgcacctggccgtgctctccctctttgtcagcactggcctgtttgcccacctgaagccctcttccatctcctccccagctctggatctggtggtggctatTCAGTACTCCATGatacctccagcagtgaaccccctcctctacagcatgaggaacaaggagctcaaagatgccctgaggaaactgattctGGTGGTAGTATTTAAGCAGCAATAg